In a single window of the Pelagibacterium sp. 26DY04 genome:
- a CDS encoding extracellular solute-binding protein, with translation MRTTLLTSAALVFAVASPAFAQTITVWDWKSGDPVATSYFQQAKTEFEAAHPGVTINYVMQPNDQYYTILGTALASGAGPDVFLLNGGAQARARFEALTDVTALGENLVGTEEFANEDGTLHALPITMQGFIVYYNKQRYAEAGLDPENPPQTWEELVAACEAITETGNVPCFSMGNREGFGGEFFLSSVAASSLTAEQHDAFANGELKWSSPEIMEILQAWVDTQDMGWYRQGANSTAKFMDEYEQFMRGDAANTIGLLSDVAHWKQFDDFLGAENVGVFRHPAPSLADGEVKIPVAGGIGYGVNNAGANVELATAFVEHLASAGPIQTFVNDAGVVPANTTVDTSSLSSPSVVAILEWLEPYGAPMAHSNTTADELSEWHRQSQLLLNGDVTVEEAAARMDEVQAQAHSGN, from the coding sequence ATGAGAACCACACTGTTGACCAGTGCCGCGCTGGTGTTTGCCGTCGCCAGCCCGGCCTTTGCCCAAACGATCACCGTCTGGGACTGGAAGTCGGGCGATCCGGTGGCGACCAGTTATTTCCAGCAGGCCAAGACCGAATTTGAGGCGGCCCATCCCGGCGTCACCATCAATTACGTGATGCAGCCCAACGATCAGTACTACACGATCCTGGGGACCGCCCTGGCATCGGGGGCGGGGCCGGACGTGTTCCTGCTCAATGGCGGCGCGCAGGCGCGGGCGCGGTTCGAGGCGCTGACCGATGTGACGGCGCTGGGCGAAAACCTCGTGGGCACCGAGGAGTTCGCGAACGAGGACGGCACGCTCCATGCGCTGCCGATCACCATGCAGGGTTTTATCGTCTATTATAACAAGCAGCGTTATGCCGAAGCCGGTCTCGACCCGGAAAACCCGCCCCAGACCTGGGAAGAGCTGGTTGCCGCCTGCGAGGCGATCACCGAAACGGGCAATGTGCCGTGCTTTTCCATGGGCAATCGCGAAGGGTTCGGCGGAGAATTCTTCCTGTCCTCGGTTGCTGCTTCGTCACTGACCGCCGAGCAGCATGACGCCTTTGCCAATGGAGAGCTGAAATGGTCCAGCCCGGAGATCATGGAAATCCTCCAGGCCTGGGTCGATACCCAGGACATGGGCTGGTACCGCCAGGGGGCCAATTCGACGGCTAAGTTCATGGACGAATATGAGCAGTTCATGCGTGGCGATGCCGCCAATACGATCGGGCTGTTGTCGGACGTGGCGCACTGGAAGCAGTTCGACGATTTTCTCGGCGCGGAAAATGTCGGGGTTTTCCGCCATCCAGCGCCCTCACTTGCCGATGGCGAGGTCAAGATTCCGGTGGCGGGCGGCATCGGCTATGGGGTCAACAATGCCGGGGCCAATGTTGAACTCGCGACCGCTTTCGTCGAGCATCTGGCGTCCGCTGGGCCGATCCAGACTTTCGTGAACGATGCGGGCGTCGTGCCGGCCAATACGACTGTCGATACGTCCAGCCTCTCCAGCCCCTCGGTCGTTGCCATTCTCGAATGGCTCGAGCCTTATGGCGCGCCCATGGCTCACTCGAACACCACTGCGGATGAATTGTCCGAATGGCACCGCCAGAGCCAGCTTCTGCTCAATGGCGATGTGACGGTCGAGGAGGCCGCGGCGCGCATGGACGAGGTTCAGGCGCAGGCCCATAGCGGGAATTGA
- a CDS encoding mandelate racemase/muconate lactonizing enzyme family protein produces the protein MRINSYRITRFQFRRDRVIGDSQVRAEDVNVAALELIADTGAVGLGFIQTLFTPLPSQAEMERIFETEVWPTLEGASPLGLVHRVTRPRGGNQRAFGLPVHEALQVALWDLVGKEAGMPLWEVLGGSRDRVKAYASGLDFHLSDEAFVELFGHADAIGYDTFKIKVGHSDFERDLHRLDLLKKTVRPGARFMIDANEAWGAKEALNKIEAIERAGFALVWVEDPILRTDFAGLKMLCASTPNTMINSGEYLDASGKRALMSAGATDIVNVHGQITDVMRIGWFAADIGVPVSVGNTFLEVGIQAAVALPEVEWIEYSFQNFDHLVEEPIEIRDGYAYAPKRPGHGLVLSEVARAEWARPEIVSEDQLGEAPANPRVGRPAPVRSLGTA, from the coding sequence ATGCGCATCAATTCCTACCGCATAACGCGTTTTCAGTTCCGGCGCGACCGCGTTATCGGGGATAGCCAGGTGCGGGCCGAGGATGTCAACGTTGCAGCGCTCGAGCTGATTGCCGATACGGGCGCGGTGGGACTGGGCTTTATCCAGACGCTCTTTACGCCGCTTCCGAGCCAGGCGGAGATGGAGCGGATATTTGAAACCGAAGTCTGGCCGACGCTGGAGGGCGCTTCGCCGCTGGGACTCGTGCATCGCGTGACGCGCCCACGCGGTGGCAATCAACGCGCATTCGGGCTGCCGGTCCATGAGGCGTTGCAGGTGGCGCTGTGGGATCTGGTGGGCAAGGAAGCGGGCATGCCGCTCTGGGAGGTGCTGGGGGGAAGCCGCGACAGGGTGAAAGCCTATGCGAGCGGGCTTGATTTCCATCTCTCGGACGAGGCGTTCGTCGAGCTGTTCGGGCATGCCGATGCCATCGGCTACGATACGTTCAAGATCAAGGTCGGGCATTCCGATTTCGAACGCGACCTGCACCGGCTCGACCTCTTGAAGAAAACGGTCCGGCCCGGCGCGCGGTTCATGATCGACGCCAACGAGGCCTGGGGCGCCAAGGAGGCGCTCAACAAGATCGAGGCGATCGAAAGGGCGGGGTTTGCGCTCGTCTGGGTCGAGGACCCCATCTTGCGCACCGATTTCGCGGGGCTGAAGATGCTGTGCGCATCCACCCCGAACACGATGATCAATTCGGGGGAATATCTGGACGCGTCGGGCAAGCGGGCGCTGATGAGCGCGGGCGCGACCGATATCGTCAACGTTCACGGGCAGATCACCGACGTTATGCGCATCGGCTGGTTCGCCGCCGATATCGGCGTGCCGGTCAGCGTGGGCAACACATTTCTCGAGGTGGGCATCCAGGCGGCGGTGGCGCTGCCGGAGGTGGAGTGGATCGAATATTCGTTCCAGAATTTCGACCATCTCGTTGAGGAACCGATCGAAATCCGCGACGGCTATGCCTATGCGCCCAAGCGGCCCGGCCACGGGCTGGTGCTGAGCGAGGTGGCGCGGGCCGAGTGGGCGCGGCCGGAGATCGTTTCGGAGGATCAGTTGGGCGAGGCGCCGGCAAACCCGCGCGTGGGGCGCCCGGCGCCAGTGCGGAGCCTGGGGACAGCCTAG
- a CDS encoding GntR family transcriptional regulator: MVSAKATPASSGTANANRRLSDLAYDRILENLFERKLPAGAFVSQNHLVELLDIPVAPLRDALRVLEAEGVLKIHPRSGIEFVKPGLELTKSTYQFRAILERAAVRVFAETADESLIADIARMHADLVSRIEAEGLTDDSMAEIERLEGILHDNIIGILANPLIETSYKRMHNYLRLVRLDRRLTPPLALRSLREHIQIIDACKSRDADAAEAALQAHFNAALQRHMGLY, translated from the coding sequence GTGGTTTCTGCCAAGGCAACACCCGCGTCCAGCGGAACGGCCAATGCCAACCGCCGGTTGAGCGATCTGGCCTATGACCGGATTTTGGAAAATCTCTTCGAGCGCAAGCTGCCCGCCGGCGCCTTCGTCTCCCAGAACCATCTCGTCGAACTGCTCGACATTCCCGTTGCTCCCCTGCGCGATGCCCTGCGGGTTCTGGAAGCCGAAGGCGTGCTCAAGATCCACCCGCGCTCGGGCATCGAATTCGTCAAGCCGGGCCTTGAGCTCACCAAATCCACCTATCAGTTCCGCGCCATTCTCGAGCGCGCCGCCGTGCGCGTCTTTGCCGAGACGGCGGACGAGTCCCTGATCGCCGATATCGCCCGCATGCATGCCGATCTCGTCTCCCGCATCGAGGCCGAAGGTCTCACCGACGACAGCATGGCCGAAATCGAACGGCTCGAAGGCATCCTGCACGACAACATCATCGGTATCCTGGCCAACCCGCTGATCGAGACCAGCTACAAGCGCATGCACAATTACCTGCGTCTGGTCCGCCTCGACCGCCGCCTGACGCCACCGCTCGCGCTGCGGTCCCTTCGCGAGCACATCCAGATCATCGATGCCTGCAAGTCCCGCGATGCCGACGCCGCCGAAGCCGCCCTCCAGGCTCATTTCAACGCCGCACTCCAGCGCCATATGGGCCTCTACTGA
- a CDS encoding GFA family protein: MQNFTGGCLCGDIRITVSGRPYRVGLCHCLDCRKHSGSIFHGSAIFPQDAVRIEGKTHHYSDRHFCPRCGSSVFARSGDEVEVSLGAFDAPDQFRPTYELWTIRRESWLPPFPLKRHYPHDRDETSRSED; this comes from the coding sequence ATGCAGAATTTCACCGGCGGCTGCCTATGCGGCGATATCCGCATCACAGTTTCGGGCCGTCCCTACCGCGTCGGCCTCTGCCACTGCCTCGATTGCCGCAAACACAGCGGATCGATCTTCCACGGCTCGGCGATCTTCCCGCAAGACGCGGTGAGGATCGAGGGCAAAACGCATCACTATAGCGACCGCCATTTCTGCCCGCGCTGCGGCTCGTCGGTCTTCGCCCGCTCCGGCGACGAGGTCGAAGTGAGCCTGGGCGCCTTCGATGCCCCCGACCAGTTCCGCCCCACCTACGAACTCTGGACCATCCGCCGAGAATCCTGGCTTCCGCCCTTCCCGCTCAAGCGGCACTACCCCCACGACCGCGACGAAACCAGCCGCTCGGAGGACTAG
- a CDS encoding glycoside hydrolase family 88 protein: MKLDTFFDTFAEQYQHYKRGDWCYEDGCVYRGLLLLDGVDPRGPWFGHLKRLVDSQVGYDGSLAGYDIEEFNIDNILSGRALIALYARTGEEKYRLAADRLAEQLGRHPRIGRGNYWHKLRYPHQVWLDGLYMGLPFQIEYGKAFGKPELVDDAIVQLKSALELLADPATGLYSHGYDEAREQRWADKRTGRSQALWSRALGWLAMALVDVHEAIGPKLAAQAGLDEAIEVFAKRVARHQREDGRWNQVTDQPELEGNYPESSATAMFAYFFLVGERLGISGVDGEIGLKALAGLREHALAVGPDGEPVLGAICHVAGLGGFDGRYRDGTAAYYVSERLQPNDAKGVGPFMMAVAEARRRERLGEASATENAGFPASARAGAPRG; this comes from the coding sequence GTGAAGCTCGACACTTTCTTTGATACCTTTGCCGAGCAATACCAGCACTATAAGCGCGGCGACTGGTGCTATGAGGATGGGTGCGTTTATCGCGGGCTGTTGCTGCTCGACGGGGTCGATCCGCGCGGGCCGTGGTTCGGCCATCTCAAGCGGCTGGTCGACTCGCAGGTGGGCTATGACGGATCGCTCGCGGGGTACGATATCGAAGAGTTCAATATCGACAATATCCTCTCCGGCCGGGCGCTAATCGCGCTTTATGCACGGACCGGCGAGGAGAAATACCGGCTGGCGGCCGATCGGCTTGCCGAGCAGCTTGGGCGGCACCCCCGGATCGGGCGCGGCAACTACTGGCACAAGCTGCGCTATCCTCATCAGGTCTGGCTCGACGGGCTGTATATGGGGCTGCCGTTCCAGATCGAATACGGCAAGGCTTTCGGAAAGCCCGAACTGGTGGACGATGCCATCGTGCAGTTGAAATCGGCGCTGGAGCTTCTCGCCGATCCGGCGACAGGGCTCTACAGCCATGGCTATGACGAGGCGCGGGAACAGAGGTGGGCGGACAAGAGAACGGGCCGATCGCAGGCGTTGTGGTCGCGCGCGCTGGGCTGGCTGGCCATGGCGCTGGTGGATGTGCATGAGGCCATAGGGCCGAAACTAGCGGCGCAAGCCGGGCTCGACGAGGCAATCGAAGTTTTCGCAAAGCGGGTGGCGAGGCATCAGCGCGAGGATGGACGCTGGAACCAGGTGACCGACCAGCCCGAACTTGAGGGCAACTACCCCGAGAGTTCGGCGACGGCGATGTTTGCCTATTTCTTCCTCGTCGGCGAGCGGTTGGGGATTTCGGGAGTCGACGGTGAGATCGGGCTGAAGGCGCTGGCCGGGTTGCGCGAGCATGCGTTGGCCGTCGGGCCGGATGGTGAGCCGGTTCTGGGGGCCATCTGCCATGTGGCGGGCCTTGGCGGCTTTGACGGCCGCTATCGCGATGGGACCGCCGCCTATTACGTCAGCGAAAGATTGCAGCCCAACGATGCCAAGGGCGTGGGGCCGTTCATGATGGCCGTGGCCGAAGCGCGGCGGCGGGAGCGCCTCGGGGAAGCGTCGGCCACCGAGAATGCCGGATTTCCGGCATCTGCGCGCGCGGGGGCGCCGCGCGGCTGA
- a CDS encoding glycoside hydrolase family 28 protein: MPLQVPTILVLTPRTITVELAGVAARDQLDAVLDWRLVASGDVMQEGQAGRPVLTVEGLVPGIAYGLEIAGFGGLDFTAPRESALIDIRDHGASKAADNSAAFAAAIAAAPAGATIYVPPGVWRTGPVFLKSDLCLHLPHGAVLKGLAERQAYPILDAFDAEGKMQASWEGVPAACFASLLTAIDASHIAIAGKGVIDGAGAEGDWWDWPKETREGARRPRTVFANRCVDFAMAGVTVRNSPSWTIHPINCRKAMFADLAIENPADSPNTDGLNPESSSDVEIVGVRFSVGDDCVAIKAGKIWPDGRVPEPTRNVSVRHCRMERGHGGVVIGSEMSGSVTDVTVERCTLADTDRGLRIKTRRGRGGEVARIAMRDCVMDGVLTPLAINSHYFCDPDGRSDAVQNRAPAPVDKTTPHLRDVTFAGIVARNVHHALAYVLGLSESPIMGLVIEDISVTYDPQAQAGVPEMAEGLPELRHGGIITENTTNPIIRGIAWPGDSNSRERAS, translated from the coding sequence ATGCCTCTTCAGGTTCCCACAATCCTCGTCCTCACGCCGCGCACCATCACGGTGGAACTCGCGGGCGTTGCGGCGCGGGACCAACTCGACGCTGTGCTCGACTGGCGGCTGGTCGCGTCGGGGGACGTGATGCAGGAAGGGCAAGCGGGGCGGCCGGTCCTGACGGTTGAAGGATTGGTGCCCGGCATCGCCTATGGGCTGGAGATCGCAGGGTTCGGAGGGCTGGACTTTACCGCGCCACGGGAATCCGCGCTGATCGACATTCGCGATCATGGGGCATCCAAGGCGGCGGACAACAGTGCCGCCTTTGCCGCGGCGATTGCAGCCGCGCCGGCTGGGGCGACGATCTATGTGCCGCCCGGCGTCTGGCGCACCGGGCCGGTGTTTCTCAAATCGGATCTGTGCCTGCATCTGCCGCATGGAGCGGTGCTCAAGGGGCTGGCGGAGCGGCAGGCCTATCCCATTCTCGACGCGTTTGATGCCGAGGGCAAAATGCAGGCGAGCTGGGAAGGCGTGCCGGCGGCGTGCTTTGCCTCGCTTCTGACGGCGATAGACGCTTCCCACATCGCGATCGCGGGCAAGGGCGTGATCGACGGGGCGGGAGCCGAGGGCGACTGGTGGGACTGGCCCAAGGAGACGCGCGAGGGCGCGCGCCGGCCGCGAACGGTTTTCGCGAACCGATGCGTCGATTTCGCGATGGCCGGGGTGACGGTGCGCAATTCGCCGAGCTGGACGATCCACCCGATCAATTGCCGCAAGGCGATGTTTGCCGATCTCGCCATCGAAAATCCGGCCGACAGTCCCAACACCGACGGGCTCAACCCTGAAAGCTCAAGCGATGTGGAGATCGTGGGCGTGCGGTTTTCGGTGGGCGATGATTGCGTCGCCATCAAGGCCGGCAAGATCTGGCCGGACGGGCGCGTGCCCGAGCCGACGCGGAACGTGTCGGTGCGCCATTGCCGCATGGAGCGCGGACATGGCGGCGTGGTGATCGGCTCGGAAATGAGCGGGTCGGTGACCGACGTGACGGTCGAGCGCTGCACCCTGGCCGATACCGATCGAGGCCTGCGCATCAAGACGCGGCGCGGGCGCGGCGGTGAGGTGGCCCGGATCGCCATGCGCGACTGCGTCATGGACGGGGTTCTGACACCGCTGGCGATCAATTCGCACTATTTCTGCGACCCCGATGGCCGGTCGGACGCCGTGCAGAATCGCGCGCCGGCGCCCGTCGACAAGACAACGCCGCATCTGCGCGACGTCACCTTTGCCGGCATCGTGGCGCGGAACGTTCATCATGCGCTGGCCTATGTGCTGGGGCTTTCTGAGTCGCCGATAATGGGGCTGGTGATCGAGGACATCTCCGTCACCTACGACCCGCAAGCGCAGGCCGGCGTGCCGGAAATGGCCGAAGGACTGCCGGAGCTGCGCCATGGCGGCATCATCACCGAGAATACAACCAATCCGATCATCCGCGGCATTGCCTGGCCCGGTGACAGCAACAGCCGGGAGCGCGCATCGTGA
- a CDS encoding ABC transporter substrate-binding protein → MKRTVTLATVSALMVTTALSSAQAADLRVSWWGGDARHAATQEALEICGEKHGHTISPEFTGFDGHLERLTTQLAGRTSPDLMQVNWPWLPLFSPDGSGLADLNEFSDIIDLSQWDPALLETGTRNGKLNGIPVSITGRVLFYNSDTYEQAGVEPPQTWDDMIAAAETFKTELGDNYYPFDASRYNAMLLVALYATQQTGVGFIDPQTNEVAWDEATLTEAINFYQSLVDAGVMKSWEEAAAMGNPQLHERGDWAAGEVAGSYEWDSTVSQISGPFEGETPLRPVLPPKNGDAVSDGIFRKPSMLFAISAHSPNQEAAAEILNCLLVEEEGARVMASHRGVPASAAAVALLEAEGLIDPNVKAANDLVLAADTPPASPYFEDPAVRTAFEGVLEEYAYGLLSAEEAAAAIIQGAQQALERVE, encoded by the coding sequence ATGAAACGTACAGTCACTCTGGCCACTGTGTCGGCCTTGATGGTTACCACGGCACTCAGCTCGGCACAGGCAGCCGATCTGCGCGTATCGTGGTGGGGCGGCGACGCCCGGCACGCGGCGACCCAGGAGGCGCTGGAAATCTGCGGGGAGAAGCATGGGCATACGATCAGCCCTGAATTCACCGGCTTTGACGGTCACCTCGAACGCCTGACCACTCAGCTTGCCGGCCGGACCTCGCCGGACCTGATGCAGGTCAACTGGCCGTGGCTGCCGCTGTTCTCGCCGGACGGGTCGGGCCTTGCCGATCTTAACGAATTCTCCGACATCATCGATCTCTCCCAATGGGATCCGGCTCTGCTGGAGACCGGAACGCGCAACGGCAAGCTCAATGGCATTCCGGTTTCGATCACCGGCCGCGTGCTGTTCTACAATTCCGACACCTACGAGCAGGCCGGCGTCGAGCCGCCCCAGACCTGGGACGACATGATCGCCGCTGCCGAAACGTTCAAAACCGAGTTGGGCGATAACTACTATCCGTTCGACGCTTCGCGCTACAACGCCATGCTGCTTGTCGCTCTTTATGCCACCCAGCAGACGGGCGTGGGGTTCATCGATCCCCAGACCAATGAAGTCGCCTGGGACGAAGCCACGCTGACCGAAGCGATTAATTTCTACCAGAGCCTGGTGGATGCGGGCGTGATGAAAAGCTGGGAAGAGGCGGCTGCCATGGGCAATCCGCAGCTTCACGAACGTGGCGACTGGGCGGCGGGCGAAGTGGCCGGCTCCTATGAATGGGACTCGACGGTGTCGCAGATTTCCGGACCGTTCGAAGGCGAGACGCCGCTGCGCCCGGTGCTGCCGCCCAAGAATGGCGATGCGGTTTCCGACGGCATCTTCCGCAAACCCTCCATGCTGTTCGCCATTTCGGCCCATTCTCCCAATCAGGAAGCTGCGGCCGAAATCCTCAACTGCCTTCTGGTGGAAGAAGAGGGTGCGCGCGTGATGGCCAGCCATCGCGGCGTTCCTGCCTCGGCGGCGGCGGTTGCGCTGCTCGAAGCAGAAGGGCTGATCGATCCCAACGTCAAGGCGGCCAACGATCTCGTGCTCGCGGCCGATACGCCGCCGGCCTCGCCCTATTTCGAAGACCCCGCCGTCCGCACCGCCTTTGAAGGCGTGCTCGAAGAGTATGCCTATGGCCTGCTCTCGGCCGAGGAAGCGGCTGCCGCGATCATCCAGGGCGCCCAGCAGGCGCTGGAACGCGTGGAGTAA
- a CDS encoding sn-glycerol-3-phosphate ABC transporter ATP-binding protein UgpC produces the protein MANLTLKKVEKVYGNAFKAVHGIDLDVKDGEFMVLVGPSGCAKSTTLRMIAGLETITGGEIRIGDKVVNNLVPGDRGIAMVFQNYALYPHMKVKNNLSFGLRIKRTPKGEIADGVDRVSHILEIEELLDRLPKQLSGGQAQRVAVGRALIKQPEVFLFDEPLSNLDAKLRASMRVRITDLHKQLKQSATSSTVVYVTHDQTEAMTMGDRICVMKDGRIMQVADPATLYNRPENEFVAGFIGSPEMNLIPVQLTRNGAPAVTLGGQTVTFGNELASRLAANADETVSMGVRPQHMQVVPTGTANAFTGKVSHVEFMGHEVNLYVDIAGHSFTVVVPGDHYNPSMLSDGQISLSPQEARLHFFDQETGRNVSLI, from the coding sequence ATGGCCAATCTTACTCTCAAGAAGGTCGAAAAGGTCTATGGCAACGCCTTCAAGGCGGTCCATGGCATCGACCTTGACGTCAAGGACGGCGAGTTCATGGTGCTGGTGGGGCCCTCGGGCTGCGCCAAATCCACGACGCTGCGGATGATCGCGGGGCTCGAGACGATCACGGGCGGGGAAATCCGCATCGGGGACAAGGTGGTCAACAACCTCGTTCCGGGCGATCGGGGTATCGCCATGGTGTTCCAGAACTATGCGCTCTACCCGCATATGAAGGTGAAGAACAACCTCTCCTTCGGCCTGCGGATCAAGAGGACGCCCAAAGGCGAGATCGCCGACGGCGTGGACCGGGTTTCCCATATCCTTGAGATCGAGGAATTGCTCGACCGGTTGCCCAAGCAGCTTTCGGGCGGGCAGGCCCAGCGCGTGGCGGTGGGGCGGGCGCTGATCAAGCAGCCCGAAGTGTTCCTGTTCGACGAGCCGCTCTCAAACCTCGATGCCAAGCTGCGCGCCTCGATGCGCGTGCGCATCACCGATCTGCACAAGCAGCTCAAGCAGTCCGCGACCTCGTCCACCGTGGTTTACGTCACCCACGACCAGACCGAAGCCATGACCATGGGCGACCGCATCTGCGTGATGAAGGACGGGCGCATTATGCAGGTGGCCGATCCGGCGACGCTCTACAACCGGCCCGAAAACGAGTTCGTCGCCGGTTTCATCGGGTCGCCGGAGATGAATTTGATCCCGGTCCAGCTCACGCGCAACGGGGCTCCGGCGGTGACCCTGGGCGGGCAGACGGTGACGTTCGGCAATGAACTCGCCTCGCGGCTCGCGGCCAATGCGGATGAAACCGTGAGCATGGGGGTGCGCCCCCAGCATATGCAGGTGGTGCCGACCGGCACGGCAAACGCCTTTACCGGCAAGGTCAGCCATGTGGAGTTCATGGGCCACGAGGTGAACCTTTACGTCGACATCGCCGGCCACAGCTTCACCGTGGTGGTTCCGGGCGATCACTACAACCCATCCATGCTTTCGGACGGGCAGATCTCGCTCTCGCCCCAGGAGGCAAGGCTGCACTTTTTCGACCAGGAGACGGGACGCAACGTCTCGCTGATCTGA
- a CDS encoding carbohydrate ABC transporter permease encodes MTTLANQPQTALEEARAHNARTRRNQVISAVIRYAILAAVGFIMLYPLLWLVGASFKTNAEIFASPSFIPQNPTLEGYQRGWETSTNWNFGHFFLNTLWIIIPKTIGTAISATLVAYGFARFEFPFKRILFATVIATLLLPNVVTRIPQYLLFRDLGWLDTYLPLWVPSALAGDAFFVFMLIQFLRAIPRDMEEAARVDGANTIQTLVFIVIPMLAPAIISVCLFQFMWTMNDFLGPLIYISSVEKYPVSLALRLSLDVTEAFQWNQVLAMSVLTLAPSLLVFFVAQRYFIEGISTGGVKG; translated from the coding sequence ATGACAACACTTGCCAATCAGCCCCAGACCGCGCTCGAGGAAGCCCGCGCTCATAACGCCAGGACACGGCGCAACCAGGTGATCTCGGCGGTTATCCGCTACGCCATCCTCGCGGCGGTCGGGTTCATCATGCTCTACCCGCTGCTCTGGCTGGTGGGGGCCTCGTTCAAGACCAATGCGGAAATCTTTGCCTCGCCGAGCTTCATTCCGCAGAACCCCACCCTGGAGGGGTATCAGCGCGGCTGGGAGACCTCGACCAACTGGAATTTCGGGCATTTCTTCCTCAACACCTTGTGGATCATCATCCCCAAGACCATCGGGACGGCCATTTCGGCGACGCTGGTGGCCTATGGGTTCGCCCGGTTCGAATTTCCGTTCAAGCGCATCCTATTCGCCACGGTGATCGCCACACTGCTGCTGCCCAACGTCGTCACCCGCATTCCGCAATACCTGCTGTTTAGGGATTTGGGCTGGCTCGATACCTATCTGCCGCTCTGGGTGCCATCGGCATTGGCGGGCGACGCGTTCTTCGTCTTCATGCTGATCCAGTTCCTGCGCGCCATTCCGCGCGACATGGAAGAGGCGGCGCGGGTGGACGGGGCCAATACGATCCAGACCCTGGTGTTCATCGTCATCCCCATGCTGGCCCCGGCCATCATCTCGGTGTGCCTGTTCCAGTTCATGTGGACGATGAACGACTTCCTGGGGCCGCTCATCTACATCTCATCGGTTGAAAAATACCCGGTTTCCCTGGCGCTGCGCCTCTCGCTCGACGTGACCGAAGCCTTTCAGTGGAACCAGGTGCTCGCCATGTCGGTGCTGACCCTCGCGCCCTCGCTGCTCGTGTTCTTCGTGGCCCAGCGCTACTTCATCGAGGGCATTTCGACCGGCGGCGTGAAAGGATAA
- a CDS encoding sugar ABC transporter permease, with product MGGENKWIGLAYVMPYVVGLVIFTAIPFGASFYLSFTDYPLLRDPMWVGLANYVELLFNDRTFHRALQVTLTYVFITVPLKLAFALLIAYVLNYKLKAIGFFRTAYYVPSILGGSVAIAVLWRYIFADIGLVNMVLTGLGLEAINFFGDPRYALFTITLLRVWQFGSAMVIFLAALQSIPTHVYEAAAIDGANKAQTFFYITLPLITPVIFFNLILQMVEAFQEFNGPFIITDGTGAPLRSTYLVPLYIYDKAFRQFDMGYASAIAWILFAIIMVLTVIAFWSSRHWVYYAGDRRS from the coding sequence ATGGGCGGTGAAAACAAATGGATCGGGCTGGCCTATGTCATGCCCTATGTCGTGGGGCTGGTGATCTTTACCGCCATCCCGTTCGGCGCCTCGTTCTACCTCTCGTTCACCGACTATCCGCTGCTGCGCGATCCGATGTGGGTTGGCCTGGCCAACTATGTCGAGCTGCTGTTTAACGACCGCACCTTCCACCGCGCGCTGCAGGTGACGCTGACCTATGTGTTCATCACCGTGCCGCTCAAGCTCGCCTTCGCGCTGCTGATCGCCTATGTGCTCAACTACAAGCTCAAGGCGATCGGGTTCTTCCGGACGGCTTATTACGTGCCCTCGATCCTGGGCGGGTCGGTCGCGATCGCGGTGCTCTGGCGCTATATCTTCGCCGATATCGGGCTGGTGAACATGGTGCTCACCGGGCTTGGCTTGGAGGCGATCAACTTCTTCGGCGACCCGCGCTATGCGCTGTTCACCATCACGCTGCTGCGCGTGTGGCAGTTCGGTTCGGCCATGGTGATCTTTCTTGCCGCGCTGCAATCGATCCCCACCCATGTCTATGAGGCGGCGGCGATCGACGGGGCGAACAAGGCGCAGACCTTCTTCTACATCACCCTGCCGCTGATCACGCCCGTGATCTTCTTCAACCTGATCCTGCAGATGGTCGAAGCGTTCCAGGAGTTCAACGGGCCGTTCATTATCACCGACGGCACCGGCGCGCCGCTGCGCTCCACCTATCTCGTGCCGCTCTATATCTACGACAAGGCGTTCCGGCAGTTCGACATGGGTTATGCCTCGGCCATCGCCTGGATTCTGTTCGCGATCATCATGGTGCTGACGGTCATCGCCTTCTGGTCCTCGCGGCACTGGGTCTACTACGCCGGCGACAGGCGGAGCTGA